The following coding sequences lie in one Frigoribacterium sp. SL97 genomic window:
- a CDS encoding winged helix-turn-helix transcriptional regulator, with protein MDVGIVNPARPAPSGRFPAECPSRVVLTHVTSRWGVLILLALERGPMRWGELRREIEGVSEKMLASTLKTLEADGIVHRAAQPTIPPRVDYSLTERGTDLAARLVPLMDWILDNADEIVAGR; from the coding sequence GTGGACGTCGGAATCGTGAACCCTGCCCGCCCTGCACCCTCGGGTCGTTTCCCGGCGGAGTGCCCGAGCCGCGTGGTGCTGACCCACGTGACGAGTCGGTGGGGAGTGCTGATCCTGCTGGCGCTCGAACGCGGGCCGATGCGGTGGGGCGAGTTGCGACGCGAGATCGAGGGCGTCAGCGAGAAGATGCTCGCCTCGACCCTGAAGACCCTCGAGGCCGACGGCATCGTCCATCGCGCCGCCCAGCCGACGATCCCGCCGCGGGTCGACTACTCGCTGACCGAGCGCGGCACCGACCTGGCCGCCCGCCTCGTGCCGCTCATGGACTGGATCCTCGACAACGCCGACGAGATCGTCGCGGGCCGGTGA
- a CDS encoding dihydrolipoyl dehydrogenase family protein, producing the protein MGISEKDYDVAVIGAGPAGTAAALRAAELGARVVVLEAGREGGTCVNTGCVPTRVLAKTARLIRETRHADVYGVGVAPPTIDWATTVARVRERVDAVRSIKREAERFEAAGVELVHEGRARFVDDSTLVLDSGRTISAASILICVGGHSRRLPIPGNELATVPEHVLDLPSLPHRVAVIGAGNTGVQLVTVFDAFGSDVTLLDVAPRVLTTSDASISEAVSVAFTEQGIDVRTGIDGVESLARADDGSITLTWRQDDAHARADFDVVVMATGWPADVEDLGLENAGIEVERSSVPVDRYFRTVVPHVFAVGDANGRDMLVQAAQFEGEAAAENAVLGANRRTPHHLLPAGGFTDPDYAGVGLTEDEAREADESCVVVTIPYSTVDRAVMDDRETGFLKLIADRRRELVLGAHAVGENAVEVVQAVTTAMAGGVDVATLAEVRFAYPTYSAVIGMAARAVLADRTAR; encoded by the coding sequence ATGGGCATCTCGGAGAAGGACTACGACGTCGCCGTCATCGGCGCCGGTCCGGCGGGCACCGCGGCGGCCCTGCGCGCAGCCGAACTCGGGGCCCGCGTCGTCGTCCTCGAGGCGGGGCGCGAGGGAGGCACCTGCGTGAACACCGGATGCGTGCCCACCAGGGTGCTGGCCAAGACGGCCCGGCTGATCCGCGAGACCCGGCACGCGGACGTCTACGGCGTCGGCGTCGCTCCCCCGACGATCGACTGGGCGACGACCGTCGCGCGCGTCCGGGAGCGCGTCGACGCGGTGCGGTCGATCAAGCGGGAGGCCGAGCGGTTCGAGGCCGCGGGCGTCGAGCTGGTCCACGAGGGCAGGGCCCGGTTCGTCGACGACTCGACCCTCGTCCTCGACAGCGGGCGGACGATCTCGGCGGCGTCGATCCTGATCTGCGTCGGCGGTCACTCGCGCCGACTGCCGATCCCGGGCAACGAGTTGGCGACGGTCCCCGAGCACGTCCTCGACCTGCCGTCCCTCCCCCACCGGGTGGCCGTGATCGGCGCGGGCAACACGGGCGTACAACTCGTGACGGTGTTCGACGCGTTCGGCAGCGACGTGACGCTCCTCGACGTCGCCCCGCGGGTGCTGACGACGTCGGACGCGTCGATCTCGGAGGCGGTCTCCGTCGCGTTCACCGAGCAGGGCATCGACGTGCGCACCGGGATCGACGGCGTCGAGAGCCTCGCCCGAGCCGACGACGGCTCGATCACCCTGACCTGGCGGCAGGACGACGCGCACGCCCGGGCCGACTTCGACGTGGTCGTCATGGCCACGGGGTGGCCGGCGGACGTCGAGGACCTCGGCCTGGAGAACGCCGGGATCGAGGTGGAGCGCTCGTCCGTCCCCGTCGACCGGTACTTCCGGACCGTCGTCCCGCACGTCTTCGCCGTGGGCGACGCCAACGGCCGCGACATGCTCGTCCAGGCCGCCCAGTTCGAGGGGGAGGCCGCCGCCGAGAACGCCGTCCTCGGCGCCAACCGCCGCACGCCGCACCACCTCCTGCCCGCCGGTGGGTTCACCGACCCGGACTACGCCGGCGTCGGCCTCACCGAGGACGAGGCCCGCGAAGCGGACGAGTCGTGCGTGGTCGTCACGATCCCGTACTCGACCGTGGACCGGGCCGTGATGGACGACCGCGAGACGGGGTTCCTCAAGCTGATCGCCGACCGCCGTCGTGAGCTCGTGCTCGGTGCCCATGCCGTCGGTGAGAACGCCGTCGAGGTGGTCCAGGCGGTCACCACCGCCATGGCCGGCGGTGTCGACGTCGCCACCCTGGCGGAGGTGCGGTTCGCCTACCCCACCTACAGCGCGGTGATCGGGATGGCGGCCCGGGCCGTGCTGGCGGATCGCACCGCGCGCTAG
- a CDS encoding histidine phosphatase family protein, which translates to MRLLLIRHGETADNVARTIGSRPPGPPLSPLGREQAADLGTALAGEAIVAVHSSRLRRAGETAAIVAEGRGLPHHEVDGAHEIDAGDLEGLPYAEALPRYAGTMQQWWTDPEARIPGGESGSEFTARFRGAVDRVVASTPADSTAVLVSHEAAICVWAADTARNLDAAFSRTHGLRNTGSVVLEGSTEAGWVAVSWDGEPLAH; encoded by the coding sequence ATGCGCCTCCTCCTGATCCGCCACGGCGAGACCGCCGACAACGTCGCCCGCACCATCGGCTCGCGCCCCCCGGGCCCGCCGCTGTCCCCGCTCGGCCGCGAACAGGCCGCCGACCTCGGGACGGCTCTGGCGGGCGAAGCGATCGTCGCCGTGCACTCCTCGCGCCTGCGCCGGGCCGGTGAGACCGCCGCGATCGTCGCCGAGGGTCGCGGCCTCCCCCACCACGAGGTCGATGGTGCCCACGAGATCGACGCCGGCGACCTGGAGGGTCTGCCCTACGCCGAGGCCCTGCCCCGGTACGCCGGCACCATGCAGCAGTGGTGGACCGACCCGGAGGCGCGCATCCCCGGTGGTGAGAGCGGCAGCGAGTTCACGGCCCGGTTCCGCGGGGCGGTCGATCGGGTCGTGGCGTCGACACCGGCCGACTCGACCGCGGTGCTCGTCTCGCACGAAGCCGCGATCTGCGTCTGGGCGGCCGACACCGCCCGCAACCTCGACGCCGCGTTCAGTCGCACCCACGGACTCCGCAACACGGGGTCGGTCGTCCTCGAGGGCTCGACCGAGGCCGGCTGGGTCGCCGTCTCGTGGGACGGCGAACCCCTGGCGCACTGA
- a CDS encoding DNA-binding response regulator has protein sequence MPLAPTRSITVALVDDYDVVLAGLAHMFDRYRDRVVVAEIDATTSLSDRVDVVLYDSFAQPESDHHELAELVANPAAGKVVVYTWNFHPELVESALAQGVHGYLSKTLGARELVEALEAVHRGERVVSEVRGRAPSAPGLDWPGRREGITDRESEILALITQGKSNAEVAALTYLSPNTVKSYIRSVYRRIGATSRTQAVLWGVQNGFRPDHHRIDHWLGGP, from the coding sequence ATGCCCCTTGCTCCGACCCGGTCGATCACCGTCGCACTCGTCGACGACTACGACGTCGTGCTCGCCGGTCTCGCCCACATGTTCGACCGCTACCGCGACCGGGTCGTCGTCGCCGAGATCGACGCCACGACGTCCCTGTCCGACCGGGTCGACGTCGTCCTGTACGACTCGTTCGCCCAGCCCGAGTCCGACCACCACGAGCTCGCCGAGCTGGTCGCCAACCCGGCGGCCGGCAAGGTCGTCGTCTACACCTGGAACTTCCACCCCGAGCTCGTCGAGTCGGCTCTGGCGCAGGGCGTGCACGGGTACCTGTCGAAGACCCTCGGTGCCCGCGAGCTGGTCGAGGCGCTCGAGGCGGTCCACCGGGGCGAGCGCGTCGTCAGCGAGGTGCGGGGGCGGGCGCCGAGTGCACCGGGCCTCGACTGGCCCGGCCGCCGCGAGGGCATCACCGACCGCGAGTCCGAGATCCTGGCCCTCATCACCCAGGGGAAGAGCAACGCCGAGGTCGCGGCACTGACCTACCTCAGTCCGAACACGGTCAAGTCGTACATCCGGTCGGTCTACCGGCGCATCGGCGCGACGAGTCGGACGCAGGCGGTGCTGTGGGGCGTCCAGAACGGCTTCCGGCCGGACCACCACCGGATCGACCACTGGCTCGGCGGCCCCTAG
- a CDS encoding GlsB/YeaQ/YmgE family stress response membrane protein translates to MIGLIISLLVVGLIAGFIARAVVPGRQGLSIAMTILLGVIGSFVGGFLGFLLFQHDPTDGFFQPAGIIGSIIGAIVVLVVWVAVSGRRGAARR, encoded by the coding sequence ATGATCGGTCTCATCATCAGCTTGCTCGTCGTCGGCCTCATCGCAGGGTTCATCGCCCGCGCGGTCGTCCCGGGTCGCCAGGGCCTCTCGATCGCCATGACGATCCTGCTGGGCGTCATCGGTTCGTTCGTCGGAGGGTTCCTCGGCTTCCTGCTGTTCCAGCACGACCCCACGGACGGGTTCTTCCAGCCCGCCGGCATCATCGGCTCGATCATCGGCGCGATCGTCGTGCTGGTCGTCTGGGTCGCCGTCTCGGGCCGCCGCGGCGCCGCTCGCCGCTGA
- a CDS encoding DUF6766 family protein → MRRAIRDQGLSTAFLVIFVAALVGQSFAGFAATNEELAGHGLPPVAYWDFVSSSSFLVDVAENWQSEFLQFFLFVAATIWLVQRGSPESKRPGDESVGSDEAQSVGDHARPGSPAWARRGGWASSVYSNSLLMVMGALFVSSWLAQSLGGTVVANEENAEHGAPPETWLQYVTSPDFWNRTLQNWQSEFLAVGAMIVFSIFLRQRGSSESKPVGAPHTTSAEEPA, encoded by the coding sequence ATGCGTCGAGCCATCCGAGACCAGGGGCTCAGCACGGCCTTCCTCGTGATCTTCGTCGCCGCCCTCGTGGGCCAGTCGTTCGCCGGGTTCGCCGCCACCAACGAGGAACTCGCGGGGCACGGTCTTCCGCCCGTGGCCTACTGGGACTTCGTGTCGTCGTCGAGTTTCCTGGTGGACGTGGCCGAGAACTGGCAGTCCGAGTTCTTGCAGTTCTTCCTGTTCGTCGCCGCGACGATCTGGCTGGTGCAACGCGGGTCGCCCGAGTCGAAGCGACCGGGGGACGAGAGCGTCGGCAGCGACGAGGCACAATCGGTCGGAGACCACGCGCGGCCGGGGTCGCCCGCGTGGGCGCGCCGGGGCGGATGGGCATCCAGCGTGTACTCGAACTCGCTCCTAATGGTGATGGGCGCCCTCTTCGTGTCGTCCTGGCTCGCACAGTCCCTCGGCGGGACCGTGGTCGCGAACGAGGAGAACGCGGAACACGGCGCACCACCCGAGACCTGGCTCCAGTACGTCACGTCCCCGGATTTCTGGAACAGGACCCTGCAGAACTGGCAGTCGGAGTTCCTGGCGGTCGGAGCGATGATCGTGTTCTCGATCTTCCTCCGCCAGCGTGGCTCGAGTGAGTCCAAGCCCGTCGGGGCACCGCACACCACGAGCGCGGAGGAGCCCGCCTGA
- a CDS encoding RES domain-containing protein: MNSIDLASLPVRYLRKGTTVYRSHSVSASPLTTAQHQRGPFDLAAPRITTYLATEAEAAITELLGPIAGRARAVTEEQARRFVVTSMVIRRPFKLASVDHAKARKAGLDLPEHKGLPAFAVTRTLAARLDAAGFDGVSYASSFVDHERVTLIALFDAPANAKPALELTSGKMPGINAALEAGFDVVTAHTRAHLDLI; the protein is encoded by the coding sequence TTGAACAGCATCGACCTCGCATCCCTGCCGGTCCGCTACCTGCGGAAGGGCACCACGGTCTACCGATCGCACAGCGTCTCGGCCTCGCCCCTCACAACCGCGCAGCACCAGCGCGGCCCGTTCGACCTCGCCGCGCCGAGGATCACGACCTACCTCGCAACAGAAGCCGAAGCCGCCATCACGGAGCTTCTCGGCCCCATAGCCGGCCGGGCCCGCGCTGTGACCGAGGAGCAGGCCAGGCGCTTTGTCGTGACCAGCATGGTCATCCGCCGGCCCTTCAAGCTCGCGAGCGTGGACCACGCCAAGGCTCGGAAGGCTGGCCTAGACCTTCCTGAGCACAAGGGTCTCCCTGCCTTCGCCGTCACGAGAACGCTGGCAGCTCGGCTCGACGCCGCAGGCTTCGACGGCGTCTCCTACGCGTCATCCTTCGTTGACCACGAACGCGTCACGCTCATCGCCCTGTTCGACGCCCCGGCCAATGCGAAGCCTGCACTTGAGCTGACATCCGGCAAAATGCCGGGCATCAATGCAGCCCTCGAGGCCGGGTTTGATGTCGTCACGGCGCACACTCGGGCACACCTCGACCTCATCTGA